One Papaver somniferum cultivar HN1 chromosome 10, ASM357369v1, whole genome shotgun sequence genomic window carries:
- the LOC113316084 gene encoding uncharacterized protein LOC113316084: MSIKLDLSKAFDRLEWSFIIVVFEKLGFSDDWCQLVFQYISTVSYSVLVNGSPSESFLPSRGIRQGDCLSPYIFILCMEVLSQLLSKAEDENLIRGFRFRQNSPSISHLFFADDCMLFCKASVTYAKNIIKVINVFAKASGQAINFDKSEFITSGNMHHRHIKILSKALNMKFLSSSEKYLGTPLFIGKDKTKSFSFLMDNFYARLNSSIKSNLNIAGRTVVTKYVLSSLCVYHMACFPLPKTVTSKIDSIQHTFWWAKKNPKHAAYFRSWGDIGKSKLNGGLGLKNSFATNRVFICKLGWRILKNQGSLLTRFLKDKYFPNQNILEIDKAADSASWMWKDIIKGLIFIKANSVVKINNGVLTPIWNASWIPGNVLPPSPMNTACNEFVYVSELIDYNHNFWNVPLLNLLFSPDEVIRIKSIRLNLLQSDSLMWAHTRNGKFTIKSAYRIYMNDIPSPEDSTFWRKVWYIDCLPKVKFFMWKMFAHMLPVNSIMQLYNPHVNVLFSFRNTHDETMMHLFVNCPVVLRIWFSLSLQHLISTDLDWVDDIFLYWHESSLGASPFKVGWPSVGAIVMWSIWKLRCDVVFKSASLDMNKIIVDIKRMLNSYIAPRITVMNLVHNVKIPQSEVENFMFVDGSFKDFNFGIDVIWCDAAGNVRKVHSNFRFVQDAVGAEAAALSFAISWAEEMNLPKVVFDSDCLQLVHFVNGRNISVGWRSQDLLEQCRSSIYCSVSFNVMYIKRLNNPLADRLARRARKNNIKGLWFSLPNFLDGVFRKINLSVICNFLVS; encoded by the coding sequence ATGTCTATCAAGCTTGATCTCtctaaagcctttgataggcttgAGTGGTCTTTTATCATTGTTGTTTTTGAAAAGTTGGGTTTCTCTGATGATTGGTGCCAGTTAGTCTTTCAGTATATCAGCACCGTATCTTATTCTGTTTTGGTCAATGGTTCACCAAGTGAGTCTTTTTTGCCTTCTCGGGGAATACGGCAAGGTGACTGTCTTTCTCCGTATATTTTCATTCTTTGTATGGAGGTTTTATCTCAACTTCTCTCTAAAGCTGAGGATGAAAATCTGATTCGGGGTTTTAGATTTAGGCAAAATAGTCCCTCTATTTCTCAccttttttttgcagatgattgcatgCTATTTTGTAAAGCTTCTGTCACTTATGCGAAGAATATCATAAAGGTTATTAATGTGTTTGCAAAGGCGTCAGGTCAGGcaattaattttgataaatctgaGTTTATTACTAGTGGGAATATGCATCatagacacatcaagattttatcTAAGGCCCTTAACATGAAGTTTCTCAGTAGTTCCGAAAAATACTTAGGCACGCCTTTGTTTATTGGTAAGGATAAAACTAAGTCTTTTAGTTTTCTCATGGATAATTTCTATGCCAGATTAAATTCTTCCATAAAATCCAATTTGAACATAGCTGGTAGAACTGTGGTTACAAAGTATGTACTTTCTAGTTTGTGTGTTTATCATATGGCATgttttcctcttcctaaaacagTTACTAGTAAAATTGATTCGATTCAACACACTTTTTGGTGGGCTAAAAAGAATCCTAAGCATGCTGCATACTTTCGCTCTTGGGGTGATATAGGGAAATCTAAACTTAATGGAGGTCTGGGTCTTAAGAATTCCTTTGCTACTAATAGGGTTTTCATTTGCAAGCTGGGCTGGAGAATTTTGAAGAATCAGGGTAGTTTACTTACTAGATTTCTCAAGGATAAATACTTCCCTAACCAGAATATTCTAGAGATTGATAAGGCTGCTGATTCCGCTTCGTGGATGTGGAAAGACATTATTAAGGGGTTGATCTTTATAAAGGCTAACTCAGTGGTTAAAATAAATAATGGGGTGCTTACTCCCATTTGGAATGCTTCATGGATTCCAGGGAATGTTCTTCCTCCCTCTCCCATGAATACTGCTTGTAATGAATTTGTTTATGTGTCTGAGCTTATTGACTATAATCATAACTTTTGGAATGTTCCTCTTCTGAACCTCTTATTCTCCCCAGATGAGGTTATTAGAATTAAGTCTATTAGATTGAATTTGTTGCAGTCGGACTCGCTTATGTGGGCTCATACTAGAAATGGTAAGTTCACCATCAAATCTGCTTATAGAATTTATATGAATGATATTCCTTCTCCTGAAGACTCCACTTTCTGGAGGAAAGTCTGGTATATTGATTGTCTGCCGAAAGTTAAGTTTTTTATGTGGAAAATGTTTGCTCATATGCTCCCAGTTAATTCCATTATGCAGCTTTACAATCCTCATGTGAATGTTCTTTTCTCTTTCCGTAATACTCATGATGAAACTATGATGCATCTTTTTGTTAACTGCCCTGTAGTGTTGCGTATTTGGTTCAGTCTTTCCCTTCAGCATTTGATATCTACTGATTTGGATTGGGTTGATGATATTTTCTTATATTGGCATGAATCAAGCCTGGGTGCTTCTCCTTTTAAAGTTGGTTGGCCTAGTGTAGGTGCTATTGTTATGTGGTCTATATGGAAGCTGCGGTGTGATGTAGTTTTCAAGAGTGCTTCTCTGGATATGAACAAGATCATTGTTGATATCAAGAGAATGTTAAATTCTTACATTGCTCCAAGGATTACTGTTATGAATCTTGTACACAATGTCAAAATTCCTCAGTCCGAAGTGGAGAACTTTATGTTTGTAGATGGCTCTTTCAAGGATtttaattttggaattgatgttaTTTGGTGTGATGCTGCAGGAAATGTAAGAAAGGTGCACTCGAACTTTAGGTTTGTTCAAGATGCAGTGGGAGCTGAAGCTGCTGCTCTTAGTTTTGCCATCTCTTGGGCAGAAGAAATGAATCTTCCCAAAGTAGTGTTTGATAGTGATTGTCTCCAACTGGTGCATTTTGTGAATGGCCGCAACATCTCTGTGGGCTGGAGAAGCCAAGACCTCTTGGAGCAATGTCGGAGTTCTATTTATTGTTCTGTTTCCTTTAATGTTATGTATATAAAGCGGTTAAATAACCCCTTAGCGGACCGTCTTGCGCGACGGGCTAGAAAAAACAATATTAAGGGTTTATGGTTTTCTCTTCCAAATTTTCTTGATGGTGTGTTCAGGAAGATAAACCTTAGTGTAATTTGTAACTTCCTTGTTTCTTAA